The genomic interval GTCCCTAATGGTGCAGGAGCAGCGGCTGGTGCACGGTGAGTAGATTAGGGGTGTGAAGGGCCACTTGCACCCCTACCGATACCCCCATTCCTGCTTCCCCCTCAGAACTAGTGGGTTACTTCCCCCTCCAAAGTGAAGAAAGGTTTGTTGAGCTACTACTTTGGGTACAATGCTGCCACAGGCTGATGCGCAcacatttttagtttattctcaCAATTGTCCCCTGAAGGAAAGTACAAGATAgtaccatctccattttacaggtgggaacaGGAAGGCTCCAAGAGTTTGTTTCAGACCCCTTCCGTGGCTCTTGTGTCATAAGTGATCCTCATAAGGATCTGAGTGTataattcctgttttacagacaagAGAAGTGAGGTTCAAggttgtgacttgcccaagggccacacagatggtcaacaggaAGGAGCTGAGGTCTCCTACCCGTGCCCTCTGACGGCCCTCCCTCGTGTCTTCTGCCCCGGCAGGCCTCGTGGTGAAGGACCCAAGCATCTATGACACGCTGGAGTCCGTGCGCTCCAGCCTGTACGGTGCGGGCCTGCTCCCGGGCTCACTGCCCTTCGGGCCTCTGCTGTCCGCCCCCGGGGGCTCCCGCGGCGGCGCGCGGCGGGCCGGGGGCGACGCGGACGACGCTGTCTACCACACGTGCTTCTTCGGGGGCGCTGAACCGCCTGAGCCcccaccgcccccgccccccgcgcgcGCGCCCGGCCCGGGCCCCGCCGACGCTTCGGCCCCGGGGCCCCGGGCGGTGCTGAGCCGCAGCGCCAGCGTGCGGTGCGCGGGtcccgggggcggcggcggcgtggGCGCGCCGAGCGCTCTCTGGACTGAGGCCCGCGAGCAGGCCCTGTGCGGCCCCGGCCTGCGCAAAACCAAGTACCGCAGCTTCCGCCGGCGGCTGCTCAAGTTCATCCCCGGACTCAACcgctccctggaggaggaggagagccagctgtaggggcgggggcgggcgggggaaggtatttatttatttattctttccagCCAGTGCAAaaagggggcgggggcgggcgccCGGCCGCGGAGACTCTGGGAGCCCAAGGCGGCGGGAGAAGGTCCTCGCCAGCCCCAGCTGGCCTGCCTGGTTCCTGGCTTGTGCAGAGTGGTGAATGAACCCGAGCCCCAGGCCCCTTTACTCCTCCCCAAAACCACAGTGGGAGGTGGGCACGGGAGAACTAGGCGAGCTCGGGGTTGGGAGAGGTTCGGGGGCCAAAGATGGGGCGTGCCATCCTACATCTGGGTCAGTAGTGCCTTGTGGGGTGTCCAAGAAAACCCCTTCTCCGGGTGAGAGGACCCTGTCCCACGAAGCCCTCTCCTCAGCTTTACTTGCTCCCCACCCTTGGCCTTGGGGAGAGATGGCCTATGCCCAGTCGTTTCCCCATCCCCCCACAGACATAGTTCCAGTTAACCAGCGctggtccccctccctcccagccttgaCCCCTAAGGGCTtggcccctcccaggagcctgtaaCTAAGTGGAGTGTTGCCCGGCAGGGGTCCTGGGTCCTCTGCCCCTTGGGGGACAGGAATGGGCATGTCTGGGGGGGATGGAGGCAGCACAGACTGTTCCACCGTTTTGCATATTGTTGCTTCTGAACCACAGACTGTATAAAATCGACGGTTTTTTGCATCTGTGTCAGTGTGGTGACTGCCTGAAGGGGAGGATTGGGCCCGGGCAAGCTCTGActccaccaccccgccccccagcgcgtgcgagcacacacacacacacacacacacacacacactatattttaCATCTTATTTGCTCGGAGCCTGCAGCCAGGGAAACAGACTGTGTGAGTTTAACTTACATGTATGGGCCTGAACTAGAGGCCCCACACCCCTTCAGAACTTGGGCCTCATGTTTAATGTATCTAGAACTTCCCTCCCCAAATACCACAACTGGTGGGGTCAAGGCTCCTCTATAGTTGTTAACTATCCTTGTGTAAACAACCACTTGGCACCCTTTCTCCCAGGGGTCTGGGGTCTCCTGCTTAGGAGACGTTAGCCATCACCCACCCAACCTGTGACAGGCCCAATCACTGGTCACTCATTGCTCTAGAACTCCTCAAAGGCTTCCCATCACTCCTAGAATAAGATTCCAACTCTTAAGCAGGGATATCTGACTCCTGCCTGCCTCATTTTCTTGCCTCCCCTCTCGCTCCCTGCTCTGGCCACTTTGCCCATGGTACACTTCAGATGCCCTGCCCTTAGGGTCTCTGCACTTGCTCTGTCCATAGCTGGCTCCTTTGGTACTCAGCTTGGCCTCCCCAACGCCGTCCCATCTGGTCTAAAATACTGTCGCAACCTCTGCTTTGATAGAGCGTTGTTTTATTTCCATCATACTACTCATCCCCATCTGAAACTGTCTTGACCCGGATGGGTTTTGGTTTTTGCCTGGCTCCCTTCCCCATTAGGATGTACACTCCATACAGCAGGACTCAGGGACCTCTCCTGTCTTACTCACTGCTTTATTTCTTGCCCAATGCTAGCACATAATAGAGCCTCGATAAATACAGTGTGTGCTCAAAGCATCTGCAAGAGGTGGTCACCACCTTCTTTGAGGTGACCCGGGGCAAGTGacctgtccagggtcacacagaaagtaagtggcagagttgggccTGAGTTTTGAGCCTCTTGAGCCAGTGCTCCTCCCTGGCAGTAATCAGCCTACAAGGGGTGGTTTTGAGAGGTCTAAGTGGCACCAGGCAGGCTACCTCCCGTACTCTCACTCCTGCACCACTGCACTTGCCTCCTGAAtggctccctgcttcctctctcaCCCCTGGACCATCCCTTCACACAGCAGTTAGGGTGAtctttccaaaaaggaaattggGTCACAACCCTCCTCGGCTTAAAACCCATTATGGCTTCCcctggaataaaaaaataaaatccaaactctttatcATGGCCTAGCCATGATGTGTTGTCCCTCTGGGCAGACAAATTACAAAAACGCATCCCTTCCTGTGGGTTGACGGCAGCCACATGGGCCCAACAATTTGGCAACTGCGAGCCTCTGTGCAGTGCGCAACCTCTGCGACTATACTGGGACGCCCTGCACGAGGCTCTCCAGGATCTGGGCCCTGCCGTTCTCTTCAAGCTCAAATCGTTTCTCTTTCTATGTCACTCATCATATTTAAGCCACACTATTCTTTCTAGTCCTATTCTCAAATATGCCAAGCTCTTTCCTGCCTCTGGCCTTTGCccatactgttccctctgcctggaatagtcTTCTTTGCAAGACTGATTCCTCCATCCTCAGATCTCATCTTAAACATCACCTCCTTAAAGAGATGTTCCTGATCTGATCAGAAGAAGTTCCCTGTCCCCATTATTCTTTATCTTGAGccctctaattttctttccttataacACTCCCAATTGGTAATTTTACTGACTTCTTTTGTATCTGCCTTTTGCCTTTCTAAGGCAGGAAACTCAGCTGTGTTACACTGTACCTCCAGGGACTAACACAGCCTAgcacatggcaggtgctcaaTATACGGGATTGCCTCCTCGGGGCCAGCCCTGCACAGGGGTGACCACAACCTACCCACCTCTCAGCCctggaggatggggtggggaggcccCTGCCCTGCTCCATCTGTAGCTGGCATCTGTGGGCCCTTCTCACCAAATCCCTTCGGGGCTGGGTGTCGGCTCCAGCCAGGGCACCTGCACCTGGCTGCCCTGCCCTCCTTGGTCCTGGGGAGGGAGGACATTTGATTAAGAAAATGGAGCTTCCCCAAGCTCCCTGTTTGAACAGCTGCTCTGTAGTGATGACAAACAGCAGCTCCCACGGGCTCAGGTCTAGGGGAGGGGCCCTCTCGCACCTTTGTTCCCAGAGCCCCCAGCTGCCAGGAGACCAGCTGCCTGGGCATAGCCTAGCCCCTTCCTGGGGTTGGGGGGCTGCCAGGGCCTCCCTGGCTTTCCCCTCCCAGAATAGATTCCCAGCCCCTCTCTTACCAGCctgttcctcccctcccccaccaagcaGCTAGTGTTGGCAGTGATGTCAGCACCGCTTACCCAGGCTGAAGGGGGGCTCCTGGCTGGCCGTGTGCACCCCGAGGAGAGTGAGGGGGTGcccagggtggggctggatcCCACCTCTCAGCTGACGGAATGACGGCACCAGCACAGCAGCCTCCTGCCGTGTAGGTGGGTGACAGGGAGTGACTAATGTGAGAGCTGTGATGCTAAAAATTAACCCAGGGATCGTGtttggtggaggggtgggggtggatggGAAGGGAGCAGGGACTCGGAATATTGTGTGGTCGGTATtccccctgcccttcctcccctccttcccctcccaccagcctTCTGGTCCTCTCAAAGCCTCAGGGGACTCTGTGggagcccttccccctccccaggccatAAGGGGCCCCTAATAATTCCAGGAAGGAGGAGAGTGGATGCCACCCCAGGTCTCATGCGTGGTAGACTGAGGACACAGCCCTGCAGATGGAGTTCAGATATGAGGTCCCCACAGAGCCCTGCATCTGCCCCATCCCCTCAGCATGGTGGCTGCATGGCCCTGAGTCC from Balaenoptera ricei isolate mBalRic1 chromosome 10, mBalRic1.hap2, whole genome shotgun sequence carries:
- the TAMALIN gene encoding protein TAMALIN isoform X2, with the translated sequence MVTFVCRVHESSPAQLAGLTPGDTIASVNGLNVEGIRHREIVDIIKASGNVLRLETLYGTSIRKAELEARLQYLKQTLYEKWGEYRSLMVQEQRLVHGLVVKDPSIYDTLESVRSSLYGAGLLPGSLPFGPLLSAPGGSRGGARRAGGDADDAVYHTCFFGGAEPPEPPPPPPPARAPGPGPADASAPGPRAVLSRSASVRCAGPGGGGGVGAPSALWTEAREQALCGPGLRKTKYRSFRRRLLKFIPGLNRSLEEEESQL